A genomic segment from Candidatus Brocadia sinica JPN1 encodes:
- the ycaC gene encoding isochorismate family cysteine hydrolase YcaC, protein MNTKYTYRRLSKDNAAVLLIDHQSGLVNLVRDYSPDEFRNNVLALADLAKYFKLPTILTTSFEDGPNGPIVPELKEIHPEAVYIPRPGQINAWDNEDFVKAVKATGRKQLLIAGVLTEVCVAFPALSALEEGFEVFVVTDASGTFNEVTRHAAWARMVAAGVQLMNWMAVASELHRDWRNDIKGLGKLLSSHLPAYRNLITSYSVKKPVA, encoded by the coding sequence ATGAATACAAAATACACTTACCGCCGTCTCTCCAAAGATAACGCCGCAGTCCTTCTCATTGACCATCAATCCGGCCTTGTTAATCTTGTGCGGGACTACTCGCCGGATGAATTCAGGAATAACGTCCTCGCACTAGCCGACCTCGCCAAATACTTTAAGCTGCCGACCATCCTGACGACCAGCTTTGAAGATGGTCCCAATGGTCCAATCGTACCAGAACTTAAGGAAATCCACCCAGAAGCCGTTTACATTCCGCGTCCTGGCCAGATCAATGCCTGGGACAACGAGGACTTTGTGAAGGCGGTCAAGGCCACCGGCCGCAAACAGTTGCTCATCGCTGGTGTTCTGACAGAAGTTTGCGTGGCCTTCCCCGCGCTCTCAGCACTGGAGGAAGGCTTCGAGGTCTTCGTCGTCACCGACGCTTCCGGTACCTTCAACGAGGTCACGCGCCACGCTGCGTGGGCGCGCATGGTGGCTGCAGGCGTGCAATTGATGAACTGGATGGCCGTTGCCAGCGAACTGCATCGTGACTGGCGCAACGACATCAAGGGATTGGGCAAACTGCTATCCAGCCACCTGCCTGCTTACAGAAACTTGATTACGAGCTACTCGGTAAAGAAACCAGTGGCCTAA
- a CDS encoding thioredoxin family protein encodes MENKIIWETGMDNALSRARLEKKPVLLDFFNPG; translated from the coding sequence ATGGAAAACAAAATTATATGGGAAACAGGAATGGACAATGCCCTATCAAGGGCACGATTGGAGAAAAAGCCAGTGTTACTTGATTTCTTTAACCCAGGCTGA
- a CDS encoding M48 family metallopeptidase, whose protein sequence is MRRAGATVPSEFAGKIDESVLKKTIDYETEKTRFSFISSIFSNIITIIFIFGGLLNIYNSWIASLNLSFIVSGWLFFLLLAYGSEFLSIPFSLYHTFKIENKYGFNAMTSRLWVSDFIKTLLISTVMLSLVTFAGFWLIQWSPHYWWFWVWGFLFIFSIFILYISPYIIEPLFNKFTPIEDESLKERILKLTNKAGIHASRILRIDASKRSKHTNAYFTGIGKTKRIVLYDTLLASMSQTEILSVLAHEIGHWKKKHMLKMIIAFEVFSFIALYLSFKIIQSDFLVTLFHVSSNTLYAKFIILAFLTDILSLLFTPCVSYFMRRHERLADRASYELTKDPESMASALIKLSKENLTNLYPHPLYVTLYYSHPPILERIRYLKGFSH, encoded by the coding sequence ATGAGAAGGGCTGGCGCAACTGTTCCATCTGAATTTGCGGGAAAGATAGACGAATCGGTACTAAAAAAAACAATTGACTACGAAACAGAAAAAACCCGTTTCAGCTTTATATCGTCAATATTCAGTAATATAATTACCATCATATTCATCTTTGGCGGTCTGCTGAATATCTATAATTCATGGATTGCTTCGCTGAACCTGTCATTTATCGTATCGGGATGGCTGTTCTTCTTACTTTTAGCCTATGGCTCCGAATTCCTATCCATACCTTTCAGCCTTTACCATACCTTTAAGATAGAAAATAAATACGGATTCAACGCCATGACCTCACGACTATGGGTATCCGATTTCATAAAAACGCTCCTGATTTCAACCGTCATGTTGTCGCTGGTGACATTTGCAGGATTCTGGCTCATTCAGTGGAGTCCCCATTACTGGTGGTTCTGGGTATGGGGTTTTCTTTTTATTTTCAGCATCTTTATTCTGTATATATCTCCCTACATCATTGAGCCTCTCTTTAATAAATTCACCCCAATTGAAGATGAATCACTAAAAGAAAGGATTCTTAAATTAACAAATAAGGCTGGCATTCATGCAAGCAGGATTCTCAGAATAGACGCATCAAAGAGAAGCAAACACACCAACGCCTATTTTACCGGTATTGGGAAAACAAAAAGGATTGTCCTTTATGACACCCTGCTTGCAAGCATGAGCCAGACGGAAATCCTTTCAGTGCTGGCGCATGAGATAGGGCACTGGAAGAAAAAGCATATGTTGAAAATGATCATTGCATTTGAAGTATTTTCATTCATTGCCCTTTATCTATCGTTCAAAATTATACAAAGCGACTTTCTTGTAACGCTTTTTCATGTCAGTTCAAATACCCTTTATGCAAAATTTATAATCCTTGCATTCCTTACGGATATTCTCTCATTACTGTTTACTCCATGTGTGAGCTATTTTATGAGAAGACACGAGAGACTGGCAGACAGGGCTTCTTATGAGCTCACGAAGGATCCTGAAAGTATGGCAAGTGCCCTCATAAAGCTTTCAAAAGAGAATCTCACCAATCTTTATCCCCATCCCCTTTATGTTACCTTGTACTATTCGCACCCACCTATTCTGGAGAGAATTCGATATCTCAAGGGATTTTCACACTGA
- a CDS encoding transposase yields MYWLSGLPTPRIAKVGLAYNLLKWMALLTGGVIQQWEVKTMRLWLIRVAGKLIKGGRQLTLKLPEKFLHQEEWRAWEGISLSVAFGQKMIVVFEPGYFER; encoded by the coding sequence ATTTACTGGCTTAGCGGTTTGCCTACCCCTCGAATTGCGAAGGTCGGGCTAGCATATAATCTCTTGAAGTGGATGGCGTTGCTCACGGGAGGGGTGATACAACAGTGGGAAGTAAAGACGATGAGACTGTGGTTAATCCGTGTTGCAGGGAAATTGATAAAGGGAGGCAGACAGTTGACCTTAAAGTTGCCCGAGAAGTTTCTCCATCAGGAGGAATGGCGGGCGTGGGAAGGCATATCGCTGAGTGTTGCGTTCGGGCAGAAAATGATTGTTGTCTTTGAGCCGGGGTATTTTGAGCGCTGA
- a CDS encoding Nramp family divalent metal transporter encodes MNSLQEQNKTVKNKFASLGRKPVPRFPGWWVALGPGIVWMALAQGSGELIWWPYIIAKYGLTFLFLLIPACLLQYPVTVEIGRYTLLTGESIFHGFIRLNRWFGIFLWLLMTVSFLWFGAFASAGGTAMAALTHFPAGWSQRGQTLFWGYTSIMVFLAAILMSGVVYSLIERLMKVVALITVSGLLWACLQPQVLHSAPGFMKGLFGPCGPIPRTWDNSDATKLLTAITFAGLGGFWILFYSYWMRDKGNAMTDHMGRITGPVTGKPETVTSDGNLPDDSPDNPGRWKRWRRYLSVDTMVGICGNLFTTLMTCLLAYALLFPKGLLPREYELAVVQSSFFEVSWGSVGRFLFLIVAAAFLTDTWLATADAVSRMQADIVHILFPRSRRFELRHWYYFFLGILTMITSLTMLLNAPGPLIMTSAVIGFIGTVIFPVALYLLNYKILAPHLPPWARPGRISQWLLAISFLAYLFLALAYLWVVIF; translated from the coding sequence ATGAATTCGCTACAGGAACAAAACAAAACAGTGAAAAATAAATTCGCTTCTCTTGGACGCAAACCGGTACCACGCTTTCCTGGCTGGTGGGTAGCGCTGGGTCCCGGAATCGTCTGGATGGCACTTGCCCAGGGGAGTGGAGAACTGATCTGGTGGCCGTACATCATTGCCAAATACGGCCTGACTTTTTTATTCCTGCTTATTCCTGCCTGCCTCCTCCAATACCCTGTTACTGTTGAAATTGGTCGATACACACTTCTCACGGGCGAGAGTATTTTCCACGGCTTTATCCGGCTAAACCGCTGGTTTGGGATATTTCTCTGGCTGCTCATGACAGTCTCATTCCTCTGGTTCGGCGCATTTGCCTCTGCGGGAGGAACGGCAATGGCAGCGCTTACCCATTTTCCTGCAGGCTGGAGCCAGCGAGGTCAAACGTTATTCTGGGGTTACACTTCTATCATGGTCTTTCTTGCCGCCATCTTGATGAGCGGTGTGGTATATTCACTGATTGAACGACTCATGAAGGTAGTGGCATTGATCACCGTCAGCGGCTTGCTCTGGGCATGCCTTCAACCGCAGGTATTACACTCGGCACCGGGGTTCATGAAAGGCTTGTTCGGTCCCTGTGGTCCAATACCGCGTACATGGGATAACAGTGATGCTACCAAGCTGCTAACCGCAATTACCTTTGCCGGTCTTGGTGGTTTCTGGATCCTTTTCTATTCTTATTGGATGCGTGATAAGGGCAATGCCATGACGGATCATATGGGCCGTATTACCGGACCTGTCACAGGAAAACCTGAAACAGTTACGAGCGACGGGAACCTGCCCGACGACTCCCCGGATAATCCTGGAAGATGGAAACGCTGGCGGCGTTACCTTTCTGTTGATACCATGGTCGGCATTTGCGGAAATCTGTTTACTACCCTTATGACCTGTCTGCTTGCTTATGCCCTGCTCTTTCCCAAAGGACTCCTGCCCCGGGAATACGAATTGGCCGTTGTGCAAAGCAGTTTTTTCGAGGTAAGCTGGGGTTCTGTGGGACGATTCTTATTTCTTATCGTGGCCGCGGCCTTTCTGACAGACACCTGGCTGGCCACCGCAGACGCAGTAAGTAGGATGCAGGCAGACATTGTGCATATCCTTTTTCCCCGGAGCCGCCGCTTTGAGTTGCGTCATTGGTATTATTTCTTCCTGGGAATTTTAACTATGATTACCTCTCTTACCATGCTGCTCAATGCACCAGGCCCTCTGATTATGACCAGTGCGGTTATCGGTTTTATCGGCACTGTGATATTCCCCGTTGCTCTCTATCTCCTGAATTACAAAATCCTGGCGCCACATCTTCCGCCTTGGGCACGCCCAGGAAGGATATCTCAGTGGCTCCTTGCCATTTCATTTCTCGCGTACCTATTCCTTGCACTGGCCTATCTCTGGGTGGTGATATTCTAA
- a CDS encoding DEAD/DEAH box helicase, which translates to MIVDDLHAYGGSKRLTETLVAAGTKELYPPQILAIKEGLLQSQDSFVVAAPTASGKTLIAEMAALRVFLELRGKVAYLVPLRTLAREKYDDFLKKYKDTGMKVVQSTGDYDTADPWLYKADLIVTTNEKMDSLIRHRASWLRDISLVVADEIHLLGDPYRGPTLEVVLTRLRWMNPGLRFIALSATIPNAPEIAQWLGAHLIESDWRPVPLKEGVYFNDAITFRDGSIIQVKKESALDVVNLSLETIKDGGQALIFANTRKSTETVAHEVASDVTKLIPKSCKQGEALLQD; encoded by the coding sequence ATGATAGTGGATGATTTACATGCTTACGGTGGATCAAAGCGGTTAACAGAGACCCTGGTTGCTGCAGGTACTAAGGAACTTTATCCGCCTCAGATCCTGGCAATAAAGGAGGGCCTCTTACAAAGTCAGGATTCTTTTGTAGTGGCAGCGCCTACTGCCTCAGGGAAGACCCTCATAGCCGAGATGGCAGCACTCAGGGTATTCCTTGAGCTACGCGGGAAAGTCGCATACCTTGTCCCCTTACGGACCCTTGCAAGGGAGAAATATGATGATTTTTTGAAGAAATACAAAGACACAGGAATGAAGGTTGTACAGAGCACGGGAGATTATGACACCGCAGACCCATGGCTTTATAAAGCGGATCTTATCGTTACGACAAATGAGAAGATGGACTCCCTCATCAGACATCGCGCCTCGTGGTTGAGGGATATAAGTCTTGTGGTGGCCGATGAGATACACCTCCTCGGAGATCCCTACCGGGGACCAACCCTTGAGGTCGTCCTTACCCGATTGAGGTGGATGAACCCTGGACTCCGGTTTATTGCATTGAGCGCTACCATACCGAATGCGCCAGAAATTGCTCAATGGCTCGGCGCACACCTCATCGAATCAGACTGGAGGCCGGTTCCTTTAAAGGAGGGGGTCTATTTTAACGATGCCATAACCTTTCGTGACGGCAGTATTATTCAGGTAAAAAAGGAAAGTGCCCTGGATGTCGTGAACCTCAGCCTTGAAACCATAAAAGATGGCGGACAAGCCCTCATTTTTGCAAATACAAGGAAATCAACAGAGACAGTTGCACACGAGGTAGCATCTGATGTTACAAAATTAATACCTAAATCCTGCAAACAAGGCGAAGCCTTGTTGCAGGATTAG
- a CDS encoding rhodanese-like domain-containing protein produces the protein MAEPVRITPKEVYQKLKSGTTLLVCAYDDETTFRQMKLQGAISLHEFKSRLPSLSKDQEIIFYCG, from the coding sequence ATGGCAGAACCCGTACGTATTACTCCGAAAGAAGTTTACCAGAAGTTGAAATCCGGCACAACGCTCCTCGTCTGCGCATATGACGACGAGACAACATTCAGGCAAATGAAACTGCAGGGTGCGATTTCGCTGCACGAATTTAAATCAAGGTTACCGTCATTATCAAAAGATCAGGAGATTATCTTTTACTGCGGCTGA
- a CDS encoding tetratricopeptide repeat protein — protein MDTVSYPNKDVTEFIRDSVIPLRVRYDTQPLATDFSINWTPTLIILDMEGKEHHRAVGFLSPEELMPLLLLGIAKVHFDHNAFKEAFSNLEKILSDFPKSDSAPEAIYLKGVCLYKDTKNPKGLKEAYEQLQARYPENEWTKRAYPYRLL, from the coding sequence ATGGATACAGTTTCGTATCCAAATAAAGACGTTACCGAATTTATCAGAGATTCTGTAATTCCACTGCGCGTGCGCTATGATACGCAGCCCCTTGCTACGGATTTTAGTATAAACTGGACTCCAACCCTTATAATTCTTGATATGGAAGGCAAAGAACATCACAGGGCAGTCGGTTTTCTTTCTCCCGAAGAATTGATGCCTTTGTTATTGCTGGGTATTGCAAAAGTTCATTTTGACCACAATGCATTCAAAGAGGCGTTTTCAAACCTGGAGAAGATTTTATCTGATTTTCCTAAAAGTGACTCAGCACCGGAGGCAATTTATCTGAAAGGTGTATGCTTATACAAAGATACGAAAAATCCAAAAGGACTTAAAGAGGCATACGAACAACTTCAGGCCAGGTATCCTGAGAACGAGTGGACAAAGCGGGCATATCCCTATCGGCTTTTATAG